One region of Triticum aestivum cultivar Chinese Spring chromosome 6B, IWGSC CS RefSeq v2.1, whole genome shotgun sequence genomic DNA includes:
- the LOC123136339 gene encoding uncharacterized protein isoform X1, with product MGNFLARFGEDETPGRLPKDETPAAGQPPGRQGTGLVGQLHVFDGPPPRVDGGWPTLANTGSAAGAAFAPGRITPSGSGSGSGSGSRSRFPSSSAIAPGRITASGSGSAATRSHSASTSASTEFLTVEERKLKDVVDFWSRMKKGKHKLDTWDLTYLEYKIFSWSLEDVLNKDLLKEKVKKIPKTFSSLEHYLDSFADPLVEEVHADFLSSFEGYHQAPFVQVTRVQKLDHGEKSQAFFFCFLAARRTSYAPVKDDIVAVSSSRKGKHPLSYVLGSVCKSWEDDEDFPADCFIVRLSTAVPPVDVDAGTNRPMAPLFVSFLMNTKTYNRIWTCLQLGKTSGRKRVSDAGLVDAVWRYSASKAVENDSRSQLSHRSRATDDLGLDRFRLNESQLNAVEDSVAAMGSPSPSLKLIWGPPGTGKTKTISTILWAMLLRGHRTLTCAPTNTAVLEVASRVVQLVREFSNGGSGGCFLSDIVLLGNNEKMKVEASHELSAVFLDCRVERLSQCFSPNGGWGHCLRSLTDFLAEPVSKYQLYTDKITKDREEEEKKRNISSNVLDKKNKNVARCNKGNDHEKDRCNNQGDEQVFVTLSFKDFVRATHKELAHNLCHCIEALQNDFPRDPTTAPNFWCMSDVVEVTRVLGALLDAGAGDRHEAWVSDVGDACSPCSVSNDPPCKECRFRKARSLCLEQLEYLRNNLKLPGYCDKRPIEIYLLQRAKSILCTVSTSFRLYNVLPTDNQKPVGGQGQRQHKEPEIFPPLELLVVDEAAQLKECEAMIPLQLPCIRHAVFIGDERQLPALVKSKISENADFGRSIFERLISLGCRKHLLDTQYRMHPEISRFPVWRFYDGKVGDGANVVSKSHRRRLLRGNMFGPYSFINVHGGRESSEEHSRSPKNTIEIAVVSLIVERLFRESASSGTRLSVGILSPYNAQVRAFQEKLEKPYGSRDGFSLKIKSVDGFQGGEEDVIIISTVRSNEDGAVGFLRDAKRTNVALTRAKHCLWVIGNAATLSKNRSVWQDIVYDARRRQRFFHADRDKGLSDAMQAAAVELDAADNLRKMGSLQCAA from the exons ATGGGGAACTTCCTCGCGCGCTTCGGCGAAGATGAGACTCCCGGCAGGCTCCCAAAAGATGAGACACCAGCAGCCGGGCAGCCGCCGGGCCGGCAGGGCACCGGCCTGGTCGGTCAGCTCCACGTCTTCGACGGACCGCCGCCCCGCGTCGATGGCGGTTGGCCTACCCTGGCCAACACCGGCAGCGCTGCAGGTGCTGCCTTTGCGCCCGGTCGCATCACCCCCtcaggctcaggctcaggctcaggctcaggctcacgCTCACGCTTCCCTTCTTCCTCTGCCATTGCGCCCGGTCGCATCACCGCCTCAGGCTCCGGCTCCGCCGCCACACGCTCTCActctgcctccacctccgcctccacg GAATTTCTTACAGTTGAGGAAAGGAAATTGAAGGATGTGGTGGATTTCTGGTCTAGGATGAAGAAAGGCAAGCATAAGTTGGACACTTGGGATCTTACCTATCTGGAATACAAAATCTTCTCTTGGTCTCTAGAGGATGTCCTCAACAAGGACCTGCTCAAGGAAAAG GTGAAGAAAATACCCAAGACATTCTCGTCGCTGGAGCATTACTTGGATTCGTTTGCTGACCCATTGGTCGAGGAAGTACACGCGGACTTCCTCTCTTCGTTCGAGGGCTACCACCAAGCACCATTCGTTCAGGTAACCAGGGTTCAGAAGCTCGACCATGGCGAGAAGTCCCAGGCCTTCTTCTTCTGTTTCCTGGCTGCCCGGAGAACATCGTACGCTCCCGTCAAGGACGACATCGTCGCCGTCTCCTCCTCGAGGAAGGGCAAGCACCCGTTATCCTACGTCCTGGGTTCGGTTTGCAAGAGCTGGGAAGACGACGAGGATTTCCCTGCTGACTGCTTCATCGTCAGGCTGTCGACGGCTGTTCCGCCCGTGGATGTCGACGCTGGAACGAATAGGCCCATGGCGCCactgttcgtctccttcctcatgAACACCAAGACGTACAATCGCATCTGGACGTGCCTTCAGCTGGGGAAGACGAGCGGTCGGAAGAGAGTGAGCGATGCCGGTCTCGTGGATGCCGTCTGGAGATACAGCGCCTCAAAG GCAGTGGAAAATGACTCCCGGTCCCAGTTATCTCACCGGTCCCGTGCCACCGACGACCTTGGGCTCGACAGGTTCAGGCTTAACGAGTCGCAGCTGAATGCAGTAGAGGACTCCGTTGCAGCAATGGGGAGCCCTTCTCCTTCCCTGAAGCTGATATGGGGGCCTCCGGGGACTGGCAAAACCAAGACCATCAGCACCATACTCTGGGCGATGCTGCTCAGGGGGCACCGGACGCTTACTTGTGCTCCGACCAACACCGCGGTGCTGGAGGTCGCGTCTCGAGTAGTCCAGCTTGTCCGGGAGTTCTCaaatggcggcagcggcggctgcttCCTGAGTGACATCGTTCTGCTGGGAAACAATGAGAAGATGAAGGTAGAGGCCAGCCATGAGCTCTCTGCGGTGTTCCTTGACTGTCGCGTCGAGCGGCTTTCCCAATGCTTCTCGCCAAATGGAGGCTGGGGGCACTGCTTGCGTTCGCTGACGGATTTTCTTGCGGAGCCTGTGAGCAAATACCAGCTGTACACCGATAAAATTACCAAGGACcgtgaggaggaggagaagaagaggaacatTTCATCAAATGTGCTAGATAAGAAGAACAAAAATGTTGCAAGATGCAATAAAGGGAATGATCATGAAAAGGATAGATGCAATAACCAAGGAGACGAGCAAGTGTTTGTTACCCTGTCATTCAAGGATTTTGTGAGAGCCACTCACAAGGAACTCGCTCACAACTTGTGCCACTGCATCGAGGCATTGCAGAATGATTTCCCAAGGGACCCTACGACGGCGCCGAATTTCTGGTGCATGTCCGATGTGGTAGAAGTAACAAGAGTTCTCGGTGCGTTGCTAGACGCCGGTGCCGGCGACAGACACGAGGCATGGGTGAGCGATGTCGGCGATGCCTGCAGCCCGTGCTCTGTGAGCAACGATCCTCCATGCAAGGAATGCAGATTCAGGAAAGCAAGGTCACTCTGTCTCGAACAACTGGAGTATCTGCGCAACAATCTGAAGCTCCCCGGCTACTGCGACAAGCGACCGATTGAAATCTACCTGCTCCAGAGAGCCAAGAGTATCCTGTGCACTGTTTCCACTTCTTTCAGGCTGTATAACGTACTGCCCACGGACAATCAGAAACCTGTTGGCGGGCAAGGACAACGGCAACACAAAGAGCCCGAGATCTTCCCCCCTCTGGAGTTGTTGGTCGTCGACGAAGCCGCACAGCTCAAGGAGTGTGAGGCCATGATCCCGCTGCAGCTGCCTTGTATAAGGCACGCTGTTTTCATCGGGGACGAGCGCCAGCTACCTGCTCTCGTCAAGAGCAAA ATATCCGAGAACGCCGATTTTGGAAGAAGCATCTTCGAGAGGCTGATCTCGCTAGGCTGCCGCAAGCACCTCCTGGACACCCAGTACAGGATGCATCCGGAGATAAGCAGGTTCCCTGTGTGGAGGTTTTATGACGGCAAGGTAGGTGACGGGGCCAACGTCGTCTCCAAGAGCCACCGGCGCCGGCTCTTGAGAGGCAACATGTTTGGGCCGTACTCATTCATCAACGTGCATGGGGGGCGCGAGAGCAGCGAGGAGCATAGCCGGAGCCCCAAAAACACCATCGAGATCGCCGTCGTCTCGCTGATAGTCGAGAGACTGTTCCGAG AGTCGGCTTCTTCGGGAACAAGGCTATCCGTTGGCATCCTGTCGCCGTACAACGCTCAGGTGAGGGCGTTCCAGGAGAAGCTGGAGAAACCATACGGAAGCCGCGATGGTTTCTCTCTCAAGATAAAGTCCGTGGACGGGTTCCAGGGCGGGGAGGAAGATGTCATCATCATATCCACGGTGAGGAGCAACGAGGATGGCGCGGTCGGGTTCCTCAGGGACGCGAAGCGTACCAACGTGGCTCTCACAAGGGCCAA GCATTGCTTGTGGGTGATTGGCAACGCGGCGACTCTGTCCAAGAACAGGTCCGTCTGGCAGGACATTGTGTACGACGCTCGGAGGCGACAGCGCTTTTTCCATGCCGACAGGGACAAGGGTCTGTCGGACGCAATGCAGGCGGCAGCTGTTGAGCTCGATGCCGCTGATAATCTGCGCAAGATGGGGTCCTTGCAGTGCGCGGCATGA
- the LOC123136339 gene encoding uncharacterized protein isoform X2, with amino-acid sequence MKKGKHKLDTWDLTYLEYKIFSWSLEDVLNKDLLKEKVKKIPKTFSSLEHYLDSFADPLVEEVHADFLSSFEGYHQAPFVQVTRVQKLDHGEKSQAFFFCFLAARRTSYAPVKDDIVAVSSSRKGKHPLSYVLGSVCKSWEDDEDFPADCFIVRLSTAVPPVDVDAGTNRPMAPLFVSFLMNTKTYNRIWTCLQLGKTSGRKRVSDAGLVDAVWRYSASKAVENDSRSQLSHRSRATDDLGLDRFRLNESQLNAVEDSVAAMGSPSPSLKLIWGPPGTGKTKTISTILWAMLLRGHRTLTCAPTNTAVLEVASRVVQLVREFSNGGSGGCFLSDIVLLGNNEKMKVEASHELSAVFLDCRVERLSQCFSPNGGWGHCLRSLTDFLAEPVSKYQLYTDKITKDREEEEKKRNISSNVLDKKNKNVARCNKGNDHEKDRCNNQGDEQVFVTLSFKDFVRATHKELAHNLCHCIEALQNDFPRDPTTAPNFWCMSDVVEVTRVLGALLDAGAGDRHEAWVSDVGDACSPCSVSNDPPCKECRFRKARSLCLEQLEYLRNNLKLPGYCDKRPIEIYLLQRAKSILCTVSTSFRLYNVLPTDNQKPVGGQGQRQHKEPEIFPPLELLVVDEAAQLKECEAMIPLQLPCIRHAVFIGDERQLPALVKSKISENADFGRSIFERLISLGCRKHLLDTQYRMHPEISRFPVWRFYDGKVGDGANVVSKSHRRRLLRGNMFGPYSFINVHGGRESSEEHSRSPKNTIEIAVVSLIVERLFRESASSGTRLSVGILSPYNAQVRAFQEKLEKPYGSRDGFSLKIKSVDGFQGGEEDVIIISTVRSNEDGAVGFLRDAKRTNVALTRAKHCLWVIGNAATLSKNRSVWQDIVYDARRRQRFFHADRDKGLSDAMQAAAVELDAADNLRKMGSLQCAA; translated from the exons ATGAAGAAAGGCAAGCATAAGTTGGACACTTGGGATCTTACCTATCTGGAATACAAAATCTTCTCTTGGTCTCTAGAGGATGTCCTCAACAAGGACCTGCTCAAGGAAAAG GTGAAGAAAATACCCAAGACATTCTCGTCGCTGGAGCATTACTTGGATTCGTTTGCTGACCCATTGGTCGAGGAAGTACACGCGGACTTCCTCTCTTCGTTCGAGGGCTACCACCAAGCACCATTCGTTCAGGTAACCAGGGTTCAGAAGCTCGACCATGGCGAGAAGTCCCAGGCCTTCTTCTTCTGTTTCCTGGCTGCCCGGAGAACATCGTACGCTCCCGTCAAGGACGACATCGTCGCCGTCTCCTCCTCGAGGAAGGGCAAGCACCCGTTATCCTACGTCCTGGGTTCGGTTTGCAAGAGCTGGGAAGACGACGAGGATTTCCCTGCTGACTGCTTCATCGTCAGGCTGTCGACGGCTGTTCCGCCCGTGGATGTCGACGCTGGAACGAATAGGCCCATGGCGCCactgttcgtctccttcctcatgAACACCAAGACGTACAATCGCATCTGGACGTGCCTTCAGCTGGGGAAGACGAGCGGTCGGAAGAGAGTGAGCGATGCCGGTCTCGTGGATGCCGTCTGGAGATACAGCGCCTCAAAG GCAGTGGAAAATGACTCCCGGTCCCAGTTATCTCACCGGTCCCGTGCCACCGACGACCTTGGGCTCGACAGGTTCAGGCTTAACGAGTCGCAGCTGAATGCAGTAGAGGACTCCGTTGCAGCAATGGGGAGCCCTTCTCCTTCCCTGAAGCTGATATGGGGGCCTCCGGGGACTGGCAAAACCAAGACCATCAGCACCATACTCTGGGCGATGCTGCTCAGGGGGCACCGGACGCTTACTTGTGCTCCGACCAACACCGCGGTGCTGGAGGTCGCGTCTCGAGTAGTCCAGCTTGTCCGGGAGTTCTCaaatggcggcagcggcggctgcttCCTGAGTGACATCGTTCTGCTGGGAAACAATGAGAAGATGAAGGTAGAGGCCAGCCATGAGCTCTCTGCGGTGTTCCTTGACTGTCGCGTCGAGCGGCTTTCCCAATGCTTCTCGCCAAATGGAGGCTGGGGGCACTGCTTGCGTTCGCTGACGGATTTTCTTGCGGAGCCTGTGAGCAAATACCAGCTGTACACCGATAAAATTACCAAGGACcgtgaggaggaggagaagaagaggaacatTTCATCAAATGTGCTAGATAAGAAGAACAAAAATGTTGCAAGATGCAATAAAGGGAATGATCATGAAAAGGATAGATGCAATAACCAAGGAGACGAGCAAGTGTTTGTTACCCTGTCATTCAAGGATTTTGTGAGAGCCACTCACAAGGAACTCGCTCACAACTTGTGCCACTGCATCGAGGCATTGCAGAATGATTTCCCAAGGGACCCTACGACGGCGCCGAATTTCTGGTGCATGTCCGATGTGGTAGAAGTAACAAGAGTTCTCGGTGCGTTGCTAGACGCCGGTGCCGGCGACAGACACGAGGCATGGGTGAGCGATGTCGGCGATGCCTGCAGCCCGTGCTCTGTGAGCAACGATCCTCCATGCAAGGAATGCAGATTCAGGAAAGCAAGGTCACTCTGTCTCGAACAACTGGAGTATCTGCGCAACAATCTGAAGCTCCCCGGCTACTGCGACAAGCGACCGATTGAAATCTACCTGCTCCAGAGAGCCAAGAGTATCCTGTGCACTGTTTCCACTTCTTTCAGGCTGTATAACGTACTGCCCACGGACAATCAGAAACCTGTTGGCGGGCAAGGACAACGGCAACACAAAGAGCCCGAGATCTTCCCCCCTCTGGAGTTGTTGGTCGTCGACGAAGCCGCACAGCTCAAGGAGTGTGAGGCCATGATCCCGCTGCAGCTGCCTTGTATAAGGCACGCTGTTTTCATCGGGGACGAGCGCCAGCTACCTGCTCTCGTCAAGAGCAAA ATATCCGAGAACGCCGATTTTGGAAGAAGCATCTTCGAGAGGCTGATCTCGCTAGGCTGCCGCAAGCACCTCCTGGACACCCAGTACAGGATGCATCCGGAGATAAGCAGGTTCCCTGTGTGGAGGTTTTATGACGGCAAGGTAGGTGACGGGGCCAACGTCGTCTCCAAGAGCCACCGGCGCCGGCTCTTGAGAGGCAACATGTTTGGGCCGTACTCATTCATCAACGTGCATGGGGGGCGCGAGAGCAGCGAGGAGCATAGCCGGAGCCCCAAAAACACCATCGAGATCGCCGTCGTCTCGCTGATAGTCGAGAGACTGTTCCGAG AGTCGGCTTCTTCGGGAACAAGGCTATCCGTTGGCATCCTGTCGCCGTACAACGCTCAGGTGAGGGCGTTCCAGGAGAAGCTGGAGAAACCATACGGAAGCCGCGATGGTTTCTCTCTCAAGATAAAGTCCGTGGACGGGTTCCAGGGCGGGGAGGAAGATGTCATCATCATATCCACGGTGAGGAGCAACGAGGATGGCGCGGTCGGGTTCCTCAGGGACGCGAAGCGTACCAACGTGGCTCTCACAAGGGCCAA GCATTGCTTGTGGGTGATTGGCAACGCGGCGACTCTGTCCAAGAACAGGTCCGTCTGGCAGGACATTGTGTACGACGCTCGGAGGCGACAGCGCTTTTTCCATGCCGACAGGGACAAGGGTCTGTCGGACGCAATGCAGGCGGCAGCTGTTGAGCTCGATGCCGCTGATAATCTGCGCAAGATGGGGTCCTTGCAGTGCGCGGCATGA
- the LOC123136341 gene encoding uncharacterized protein, with translation MPCARAEDALPSAAADMVSASLIQKVAGGRRPPEPGRALQRTPHVSAGDVGAPAPAASCSGDDGKGSRSGRREESRRGRARSYRSELEQEVKKLQRQLEKEIELHVALADAVTQNAPPPALNSSAKIPPETQELLVNIASLEGAVSNLEKELNDLYYQLCHERNERLLAENNPGGLPSASSDDRSLSTCTCTWEEHISSLRDLKFGGSESMRSMQQDLLTELEYDPDIGEESEDRQMVSLNRLLEKHQDISLNGLLEKHRDEEMQGSCSVGNQGKEDEKIDDLSFEQSIQKLTSMKGGNLWNYPNQLSEEMVRCMRNIFLRLSESSKISGKASSDCSSSSAERLSGSTLASFSDSSILPSMLRSSSVDSYHNDEMMNKARNFDPYKVNGKGTRRDIGNYCSAAEVSWMSVGKEQLEYASEALKKFRFLVEQLSKVNPNCLNSDERLAFWINLYNALIMHSYLAYGVPRNDIKLFSLMQKACYTVGGQSFSAAEIEYVILKMKTPVHRPQLSLMLALQKFKISEGHKKYSIDQAEPLLLFGLSCGMFSSPAVRIFTAANVRNELLESLRDYIQASVGISDRGKLLIPKLLQSYAKGAVEDSLFTDWICHHLSPEQVAAIREYSSQRRQRLLGARSFTVVAFDSKFRYLFLPDSSGSQKPQHRTGSLG, from the exons atGCCGTGCGCGCGGGCCGAGGACGcgctcccctccgccgccgccgacatggtctCCGCCTCCCTGATCCAGAAGGTGGCCGGCGGACGGAGGCCCCCCGAGCCAGGCCGCGCTCTGCAGCGCACGCCGCACGTGTCCGCGGGGGACGTcggcgcgccggcgccggcggccagctGCTCCGGG GATGATGGCAAGGGCAGTCGCAGCGGCAGGAGAGAGGAGAGCCGCAGAGGCAGGGCGCGGAGCTACCGGTCGGAGCTCGAGCAGGAA GTTAAGAAACTGCAGAGGCAGCTCGAGAAAGAGATCGAGTTGCACGTGGCGTTGGCGGACGCTGTCACGCAGAACGCGCCGCCGCCTGCATTGAATTCTTCTGCCAAGATCCCACCTGAG ACACAGGAGCTACTAGTTAACATCGCCTCCCTGGAGGGTGCCGTTTCGAACCTCGAAAAGGAGTTAAATGATCTGTATTACCAGCTTTGTCATGAAAGGAATGAACGGCTACTTGCCGAAAATAACCCAGGAGGCTTGCCATCTGCGTCCTCAGATGACCGCTCGCTGTCAACTTGCACGTGTACATGGGAAGAA CACATATCATCATTGAGGGATTTGAAGTTCGGTGGATCCGAGTCAATGAGATCAATGCAACAAGATTTACTCACAGAACTTGAATATGACCCGGATATTGGAGAAGAGTCCGAAGATAGACAAATGGTTTCCCTAAATAGGCTGCTCGAGAAACACCAAGATATCTCTTTAAACGGACTGTTGGAAAAGCACCGGGACGAAGAG ATGCAAGGATCGTGCTCGGTGGGAAATCAAGGCAAAGAAGATGAAAAGATCGATGATTTATCATTTGAACAGTCCATTCAAAAGTTAACTAGCATGAAAGGAGGAAATCTTTGGAACTACCCAAATCAGCTATCAGAGGAGATGGTGCGCTGCATGAGAAACATTTTCCTCCGTTTATCTGAATCCTCCAAGATATCTGGGAAGGCATCTTCTGATTGTTCATCTTCCTCAGCGGAGCGTCTATCTGGTTCTACACTGGCATCCTTCTCAGATTCATCCATATTACCCTCAATGCTACGGAGCTCTTCGGTTGACTCCTATCACAATGATGAGATGATGAATAAAGCAAGAAACTTTGACCCGTATAAAGTTAATGGAAAGGGAACCCGTAGAGACATCGGAAACTACTGTTCAGCAGCTGAAGTATCTTGGATGTCAGTTGGAAAGGAGCAACTTGAATATGCATCTGAAGCTCTAAAAAAGTTCAG ATTTCTTGTGGAGCAGCTATCAAAAGTTAACCCTAATTGTTTGAACTCTGATGAGCGGCTAGCCTTTTGGATTAACTTGTATAATGCGCTGATAATGCAT TCATACCTAGCATACGGAGTTCCCCGGAATGACATCAAGCTTTTCTCTCTAATGCAAAAG GCCTGTTACACAGTTGGTGGCCAGTCGTTCAGTGCAGCTGAAATAGAGTATGTGATACTAAAGATGAAGACTCCAGTGCACCGGCCCCAACTT TCTTTGATGTTGGCTCTTCAGAAGTTCAAAATTTCTGAGGGGCACAAGAAGTACTCGATCGATCAAGCTGAGCCCCTTCTGCTGTTTGGTCTCAGTTGTGGAATGTTCTCTTCACCAGCT GTAAGAATCTTCACGGCAGCAAACGTCAGGAACGAGCTTCTGGAGTCATTGAGAGACTACATCCAAGCTTCCGTCGGCATAAGTGACCGAGGGAAACTACTGATCCCAAAGCTACTGCAGAGTTACGCCAAGGGGGCCGTCGAAGACTCCCTGTTCACGGACTGGATCTGCCATCACCTCTCACCTGAACAAGTAGCAGCCATCCGAGAGTATTCCTCTCAGAGGAGGCAGCGGCTTCTCGGGGCACGCAGTTTCACCGTGGTCGCGTTTGACTCGAAATTCCGGTACCTGTTCTTGCCTGACAGCAGTGGCTCCCAGAAGCCACAACACAGAACGGGCTCCCTAGGCTGA